ATCTTCACAACATTCAATCTGCACGCACCGAAACTTTCAGCAATATATTCAACTCGTTACGCTTTCGCGCCTCAGGTCTATTGATTGCACACTACCGCCTGTAGTTGATGCGTACAAATCTTTCATCAGGAGCATAGACTTGAAACAACCCCTCTCCAACCTGTCCATTAGCAGCCTGTTGTGCACGGCTCTAGTCATTTCGGGATGCCAGACCAGTACATCTCTTAAAACAACAGGCCTCGACAATCCCGGATTCATGAACCTTTGGGGAACATATACTCACTGCAAGTCCACCTCCGATCTAGATGAAACTCAACAGGCCATGGGAACACTCACCACTGCCGCCTTGGCTGGACAAGGACATGATGGCTTTGTGCTCCCGATGCCGCAACAGCTGGAACAATTCGTTACTACACCGGCAAACCGCCTTGCCGTAGACGTTCACGCGATGGCAGCGTCATGCTCGCTTCATGCCGGACAAGTTGCGTTCAGTTCTGGAAGAATAGACTTGGCTAGGGAAGCACTTGCTGGCGTGATTACACTTCACAAGGAAAATCAAGAACCAACCTACTACCTCGCACAAGCCCACAAGCTACTGGCTGAAATGGAAAATGGAGTTCAGATTTCTCTTCAAACCCACTAGGCTCTCTGCCCCCTTAGCGTTTCATACACTTCGATATAGCGCTTCGCTGAACATTCCCAAGAATAATCTGCCCTCATACCAGCTTGCTGAATGGACGCCCATACCGCACGATCCGCATAGACCTTCAGCGCGAGCAGCATTGTCGTCAAGAGAGAATCCGCTGAAACTCCTTCAAACTGAAAACCGGTTGCGTCTCCGGTCAATACCATCGATGGTCGGTATGGAATAACCGTATCTGCCAATCCTCCGGTCTTTCTCACAACAGGAACCGTACCGTACCGCAGGCTATAGAGCTGAGTCAGCCCGCAAGGCTCATACCGCGACGGCATAACCAGCATGTCCGCCCCGGCCTCAATTCGATGCGCCCGCCCTTCATCGAATTCCAGAGACACACCGATTTTCTTCGGGTACTGTTCCTTCAATGATTGAAACCGATCTTCAAGAATTCGATCTCCTGTACCCAGAATCACGATCTGAACATCTGCCGCCACCAACTCCGGGATAATCTCCGCCAGCAGATCAAACCCTTTCTGTGACGTCAGTCGCCCGATCACTCCAATGAGCGGCACATCGCGATTCGGCAAGCCCAGTTCGAGCTGAAGCGCCTTCTTGCAAACAACTTTGCCGGACAGGTCAGTCCGGGAATAGTTTGCCACAAGATAGCGATCCGTCTCGGGATCCCAGAAATCAGTATCAATACCATTGATAATTCCAGCCACGCCATCCCGACGACCTGCCAGCACGCCCTCCAAACCAAACCCACCATCAGGGCTCATGATTTCTTTTGCGTAGGTCGGACTCACGGTCGATACCTTGTCCGCAAAGAGAATTCCTCCCTTCAGCAGATTCACCGACCCGTAGAACTCCAATCCGGCAGGCGTAAAGAGATCTGCGGACAAACCCGTCTCAGAAAACTGA
Above is a window of Nitrospira lenta DNA encoding:
- the glgA gene encoding glycogen synthase GlgA, which gives rise to MARPHHIDPLNIVMAASEAVPYVKTGGLADVAGALPVELAKLGHTVTLIVPRYRDFQANGRTLRELGTIRIRTAQGLVDAMLEEDLIPVGTAGRSVRVVAVRYDPYFDRTGLYQGPEGDFSDNLARFAFFSRAIVEVIAFLGSRRGEPISVLHLHDWQTALAAVYLKTTERDRAILRDIRTLLTLHNVGYQGIFPGPQFSETGLSADLFTPAGLEFYGSVNLLKGGILFADKVSTVSPTYAKEIMSPDGGFGLEGVLAGRRDGVAGIINGIDTDFWDPETDRYLVANYSRTDLSGKVVCKKALQLELGLPNRDVPLIGVIGRLTSQKGFDLLAEIIPELVAADVQIVILGTGDRILEDRFQSLKEQYPKKIGVSLEFDEGRAHRIEAGADMLVMPSRYEPCGLTQLYSLRYGTVPVVRKTGGLADTVIPYRPSMVLTGDATGFQFEGVSADSLLTTMLLALKVYADRAVWASIQQAGMRADYSWECSAKRYIEVYETLRGQRA